The following proteins are encoded in a genomic region of Triticum dicoccoides isolate Atlit2015 ecotype Zavitan chromosome 1B, WEW_v2.0, whole genome shotgun sequence:
- the LOC119346786 gene encoding uncharacterized protein LOC119346786, with amino-acid sequence MVGSGAQSASGAEVEDIELGERRRADEFVDDDEEGSQYFTDAEDRSWPSHSRQESAAFEDCISRCASTRASSCGGADSDADIEAGGGHFRKSSCVSECSLDDVDLEAGFGGESAKGSPDPEKAEKNCRICHLGLESAAVESGAGITLGCSCKGDLSYSHKQCAETWFKIRGNKTCEICSSTACNVVVLGDPEFVEQSNESNTTAAGHTFPNETRRFWQGHRFLNFLLACMVFAFVISWLFHFNVPG; translated from the exons ATGGTCGGCAGCGGCGCACAGTCGGCAAGCGGCGCGGAGGTCGAAGACATCGAGCTCGGCGAGCGGCGGCGCGCGGACGAGTtcgtggacgacgacgaggagggcaGCCAGTACTTCACGGACGCGGAGGACCGGTCGTGGCCCTCGCACTCGCGCCAAGAGTCCGCCGCCTTCGAGGACTGCATCTCGCGGTGCGCCTCCACCCGCGCCAGCTCCTGCGGCGGCGCCGACAGCGACGCGGACATCGAGGCCGGCGGCGGGCACTTCAGGAAGTCGTCGTGCGTGTCCGAGTGCTCGCTGGACGACGTCGACCTGGAGGCCGGGTTTGGCGGCGAGAGCGCCAAGGGCAGCCCCGACCCCGAGAAGGCCGAGAAGAACTGCCGCATTTGCCACCTCGGCCTGGAGAGCGCGGCGGTCGAGTCCGGCGCCGGCATCACGCTCGGCTGCTCCTGCAAGGGCGACctctcctactcccacaagcagtgcGCCGAGACCTGGTTCAAGATCAGAGGCAACAA GACCTGTGAGATCTGCAGCTCAACCGCATGCAATGTGGTTGTGTTAGGCGATCCGGAGTTCGTCGAGCAGTCGAACGAATCGAACACCACAGCAGCTGGGCATACATTTCCAAACGAAACCAGGAGATTTTGGCAAGGGCATCGGTTCCTCAACTTCCTTCTGGCATGCATGGTCTTCGCCTTCGTCATCTCATGGCTCTTCCACTTCAACGTCCCGGGGTGA
- the LOC119346799 gene encoding phosphatidylinositol:ceramide inositolphosphotransferase-like isoform X2, whose amino-acid sequence MTIYLAREASKVWRKVCAETTTELPLLREKWPLLLAGIVFQYIHGLAARGVHYLHRPGPLLQDLGFMALPWTFHPFIYHSKRFYTILIWRRVLAFLVASQVLRIITFYSTQLPGPNYHCREGSNMATLPPPNNVLEVLLINFPRGVNLGCGDLIFSSHMIFTLVFVRTYHKYGSKRFIKLLAWVMAIVQSLLIIAARKHYTVDVVVAWYAVNLVVFFVDTKLPEMPDRSNGSPLIPLSNKDKDGRPKDEKDLRLKDEFHKLLNGNHGDPTDRRQRVQMNGRHPEEDMSSMLSDATPNGT is encoded by the exons ATGACGATCTACCTAGCTCGGGAGGCTTCCAAG GTATGGAGGAAGGTGTGCGCGGAGACGACGACCGAGCTGCCGCTACTTCGCGAGAAGTGGCCGCTACTCCTCGCTGGGATTGTGTTTCAG TATATTCATGGGCTGGCTGCTCGAGGAGTGCATTACTTGCATCGGCCCGGACCACTGCTCCAGGACCTGGGATTTATGGCCCTTCCA TGGACCTTTCATCCTTTTATTTATCATAGCAAACGCTTCTACACCATCCTAATCTGGCGCAGGGTGCTTGCTTTTTTAGTT GCTTCACAGGTTTTAAGGATCATTACATTCTATTCAACCCAGCTTCCAGGTCCAAACTATCACTGTCGTGAG GGCTCAAATATGGCCACTCTTCCACCACCCAATAATGTGCTTGAAGTGCTCCTGATCAATT TTCCTCGTGGAGTAAATCTTGGGTGTGGTGATCTTATATTTTCATCCCATATGATTTTCACTCTTGTTTTCGTCCGAACATATCACAAATATGGCTCAAAAAG GTTTATTAAGCTCCTTGCCTGGGTCATGGCTATAGTTCAAAGTCTTCTCATCATTGCCGCTCGCAAGCACTACACCGTTGATGTTGTTGTTGCCTG GTATGCCGTTAATCTAGTTGTGTTCTTCGTGGACACCAAGCTTCCAG AAATGCCGGACCGTTCAAACGGGTCGCCCTTGATTCCGCTGAGCAACAAAGATAAAGATGGGAGGCCAAAGGATGAGAAAGACTTGAGGCTGAAGGACGAGTTCCATAAGCTGTTGAACGGGAACCATGGGGATCCTACTGATCGG CGGCAGCGGGTGCAGATGAACGGGAGGCACCCCGAGGAGGACATGAGCAGCATGCTGTCCGACGCCACACCCAACGGCACATGA
- the LOC119346799 gene encoding phosphatidylinositol:ceramide inositolphosphotransferase-like isoform X1, translated as MTIYLAREASKVWRKVCAETTTELPLLREKWPLLLAGIVFQYIHGLAARGVHYLHRPGPLLQDLGFMALPELGQDKNYLSECTFVFIFFSFFLWTFHPFIYHSKRFYTILIWRRVLAFLVASQVLRIITFYSTQLPGPNYHCREGSNMATLPPPNNVLEVLLINFPRGVNLGCGDLIFSSHMIFTLVFVRTYHKYGSKRFIKLLAWVMAIVQSLLIIAARKHYTVDVVVAWYAVNLVVFFVDTKLPEMPDRSNGSPLIPLSNKDKDGRPKDEKDLRLKDEFHKLLNGNHGDPTDRRQRVQMNGRHPEEDMSSMLSDATPNGT; from the exons ATGACGATCTACCTAGCTCGGGAGGCTTCCAAG GTATGGAGGAAGGTGTGCGCGGAGACGACGACCGAGCTGCCGCTACTTCGCGAGAAGTGGCCGCTACTCCTCGCTGGGATTGTGTTTCAG TATATTCATGGGCTGGCTGCTCGAGGAGTGCATTACTTGCATCGGCCCGGACCACTGCTCCAGGACCTGGGATTTATGGCCCTTCCA GAGCTTGGACAAGACAAAAATTATCTTAGTGAATGCACATTTGTTTtcatcttcttctccttttttctg TGGACCTTTCATCCTTTTATTTATCATAGCAAACGCTTCTACACCATCCTAATCTGGCGCAGGGTGCTTGCTTTTTTAGTT GCTTCACAGGTTTTAAGGATCATTACATTCTATTCAACCCAGCTTCCAGGTCCAAACTATCACTGTCGTGAG GGCTCAAATATGGCCACTCTTCCACCACCCAATAATGTGCTTGAAGTGCTCCTGATCAATT TTCCTCGTGGAGTAAATCTTGGGTGTGGTGATCTTATATTTTCATCCCATATGATTTTCACTCTTGTTTTCGTCCGAACATATCACAAATATGGCTCAAAAAG GTTTATTAAGCTCCTTGCCTGGGTCATGGCTATAGTTCAAAGTCTTCTCATCATTGCCGCTCGCAAGCACTACACCGTTGATGTTGTTGTTGCCTG GTATGCCGTTAATCTAGTTGTGTTCTTCGTGGACACCAAGCTTCCAG AAATGCCGGACCGTTCAAACGGGTCGCCCTTGATTCCGCTGAGCAACAAAGATAAAGATGGGAGGCCAAAGGATGAGAAAGACTTGAGGCTGAAGGACGAGTTCCATAAGCTGTTGAACGGGAACCATGGGGATCCTACTGATCGG CGGCAGCGGGTGCAGATGAACGGGAGGCACCCCGAGGAGGACATGAGCAGCATGCTGTCCGACGCCACACCCAACGGCACATGA